The Gloeomargarita lithophora Alchichica-D10 genomic sequence GGCAACGCACACTCCAATCCCCACCGGGGTTATGGGCTAAAACCACCCCCTCCTCCCCCAATTCAATCATGCTAGGCGGGCGTAACATGGGCATGGGTTCCGCCGTTTTGACATAAGCGGGCAGACGCACAACCCGCACCCGTTGGCCAATCTGGAATGTTGCCATAAACTGGTTACTGAACTTTATTGTCTAGGGTACAACCATTCTCGCTGCGGTCGGGTTCTTGACGGTGGATTACCAGTTGGCATAAGATTAGAAATTGCGGTTTTAATAATAGTGGTTAGGTTATGGCAAAAAAAAGCATGGTCGAGCGGGAGAAGCGGCGGCAGAAACTGGTGGATAAACACCGGGAGCGGCGGGAACAGCTTAAATTTGAATTTATCGTGGCGGAAACCTGGGAAGAACGCCTGGATTTGCACCGCCAACTACAACGGCTCCCCCGCAATAGTGCCCCCAACCGTCTGCGGAACCGTTGCTGGTCAACCGGTCGCCCTCGGGGGGTGTTCCGGGATTTTGGCCTCTGCCGCAATTCCATGCGGGAAATGGCGCACCAGGGGTTACTACCTGGGGTCACCAAGTCCAGTTGGTAAGACGGCTGGAAAACCAGGTTAATAATCGTACCAGTATTGTGTCAATGGCTCGTATCAGCGATGGGCAACGTGTATAGTTCAGGAATCTCCTGTAAACGGGATCGGTAATGGGTCGCAACCTCCTGCGGGTGATTGGTGTCGGGCTGGTGGGAATAGGCGTGGGCTTGGGTCTGGCCGTTCGTTTAGAGGCACAAACGCCGATTCCCAGTGCCAACCAACGGCAGAACCCCATACTCTTGCTCCAGCGGGCGGCAAATTTCCTGAAAGCCAAGCCCAGTTTTAGTTTTGAAACCGATATTCAGTTTGATAATATTTTAGAATCGGGGCAGAAAGTGCAGTACAGTGCCTTTCAAAAGGTCTATGTACAACGTCCCAATCGTCTGCGGGTGGATTATACGGGGGATTTGCGGGCAACCCGGTTCTTTTTTGACGGTCAAACCATGACCCTCCAGGATGCGGATCAATTGTTTTATGCAACTCGGCCAATGGTGGGAACAATTGATGATGCGATTGCCGCTGTTGACCAGGTATTTGGCTTAAATATACCCTTATCCAATTTGGTGGTGAGTGACCCTTATGGAGCGGTTGCCCCGACCATTACCAACAGCCGTTATCTCGGTATGGGGATGGTGAATCGGGTGCCTGCCCATCATCTGCTTTACCAAACCGGCGAGCGGGATGTGCAGGTCTGGGTCAGTGATGGCCGGGAACCCACGGTGCAAAAAATTCTGATTACCTACCGGGATTTACCGGGTTCACCCCAGTACACCGCCGTTTTTTCCCGCTGGCAATTTGCGCCGCCCCTGCAAGCCCGTTGGTTCCGGTTTCGTCCCCCGGCGGGTGTGGGTCAAGTTGAGTCCTCTTTCCCCGTGAAGTGATGGGTCAATGGCGGCGGGTTGTGGTCATTAGTGCAGTGGGCTTATGGGTTTGGGGGGTGGGAATGCCCGCTGGATATAGCTTTGACCTGGCGCAACGGCGGGGCAATGTCTCGGTTCCCCGTCCCAGTAATGTTCCGGCCAGCCGCCCTGCGGTGAATCGCCCTACCTCTGTGAACCGTCCTACCACCAGCAATGTTCGTAGCATCAATCGCAGTCAAGCGGGCGATTTTCGCCAAAACCTCGATAACCGGGGCAATATCAGCCGACCAAGTACGGGCATTACTCGTCCTGCCAACCAACCCAATCTGACTCGCCCGATTACTCGCCCAGGAATTAACCAGCCCATCACCCGACCGGGGGAGCGGCCAGCCAATATCAATACCGGTAACATCAACCGGGATCGAACCAATGTCAATATACGCGACAGAACCACCATCAATACCGGTGACCGGCTCACCAACATCAGTCGGGATCGTAATGTCATTGGCAATACGGTTAATATCAACCGCAGTCCCAGCATCAGTGTCCAGGGCAGTGCTTGGCGGGGTGGGGGTTGGTGGGGTGGGGGGTACAATCGTCCGCCGGGTTGGGGTGCCTTTGCCTTTGGAACGGGGTTGGTTTTAGGGGCGGTTTTGAGTTCCCCGCCGCCGTTTTATCATCAGGTGTTTCTGGGGACAACGCCATTTCTCTTTTCGGATGGGGTGTTTTTGCAACCAACGGCGGATCAGCAATTTGTGGTGGTCGCCCCACCGGTGGGAATTGCCGTGCCCTACTTGCCCGATGGCTGTGAACCCTTTACCTTTGAAGGTTCCCAGTTCTTCGATTGCAGTGGCGTGTTTTATGAACCAGTGATTCAGGATGGGCAGGTGGTGTTTGTAGTGGTACAAGAATAAGGCCGTTAGCTATAGCAACCCCATTTGAATTAAAAATCAGCGGTCGCAGGGGGGCACCCCCCGCCACTGGTTCTCCAAAATATCTGTGCATCAATCCCGTGAAATTGCTATGGCAATCCTACTTGAATTAAAAATCAGCGGTCGCAGGGGGGCACCCCCCGCCACTGGTTCTCCAAAATATCTGTGCATCAATCCCGTGAAATTGCTATGGCAATCCCATTTGAATTAAAAATCAGCGGTCGCAGGGGGGCACCCCCCGCCACTGGTTCTCCAAAATATCTGTGCATCAATCCCGTGAAATTGCTATGGCAATCCCATTTGAATTAAAAATCAGCGGTCGCAGGGGGGCACCCCCCGCCACTGGTTCTCCAAAATATCTGTGCATCAATCCCGTGAAATTGCTATGGCAATCCTACTTGAATTAAAAATCAGCGGTCGCAGGGGGGCACCCCCCGCCACTGGTTCTCCAAAATATCTGTGCATCAATCCCGTGAAATTGCTATATCTGTTAAAATAACTGACGAGGTGTGATTAATTTAGTTTTTTATGCGTTGCTCCTATGCCTGTTATTAACATTCGAGATGTGCCTCATACCTACGATTTGGTAGGTAAAGGTTCAGTCTTAGTATTTCTGCACGGCTGGCTATTGAGTCGTCATTATTGGCAACCATTGATCGATTTATTGAAAGCTGATTTTACCTGTTTAAGCTACGATTTACGAGGATTTGGGGCATCCCAGCCGACGGTTAAAACCGCTGAATTTACCCTGGATAGTTATGCGGAAGATTTGGCCGAATTGCTCGCCCATTTGGGTATTGCAAATTGTTGGTTGGTGGGGCATTCCTTGGGGGGCAGTTTGGCATTGTTGGCGGCGGCACAATATCCAGAGCGGGTGGTGGGGGTGATTGGGGTGAATGCGGGCGGGGGGATTTATTTGCAACCGGAGTTTGACCGCTTTCGCCAGGTGGGGGTGCAGTTGGTGCGGTTACGCCCCCGCTGGTTGGAATTTTTGCCCTTTTGGGGTTGGTTGTTTGCCCGTGGTAGCGTGGTTAAACCCTTAGATACCCAATGGGGCAAACAACGGTTGCAGGATTGGCTGTACGCCTGTCCCCATGCGGCGCAAGAGACGTTGCTCACCTCGACTACGGAGGCGGAAGTCCATCGTTTGCCGCAGATTGTTAGTAATTTGTCCCAACCGTTGTATTTGCTGGGGGGGCAACGGGATGAGATTATGCCCTGTTTGTATGTGCGGCATTTGGCGAGTTTTCATGCCCAATTTCGGGCTGGGGAGGAGATTGTCTGGGAATTACCGAATTGTGGGCATTTTGCCATGTTGGAGTACCCGGAGTTGGTGGCGCAACGGGTGCGGCTATGGGTCAATCAGGCGATGGCGACCCCACAAATTGCTTGAAATTAGGTGTTTATTATGAACCCTGACCCAATGGCTACCCTTTTGGCACAATTGCAGGCGCAACAGTCGGCGGCACAAGAGCGGGGGGATGATGCGGGTGGCGTACTCACCCTAGTCCAGCGGGGGTTATGGCATCTCGCCCAACAGGAATGGGAACCGGCGGGTCAGTGCTTTCAGCAGGTGGCGACTCTGGCGGGTCAAGCGCAACAGTCCCAGGTGCAGACCCTGGCGCAAAGACTGCATTATCTGCTGGTGGAGGAGGATATTACGGCGCAACCCGTTGACCTGGAAGTGACCCTTACCCATTTGCAGAATTCTTTGGGGCAATTACTCGCCAATCCGCTGGGGGCTGACCCCGGTTTGCGGTTGGATTTTCTCTGTTATCAAGCGGAGTTGTGTTGGTTTCGGGAGGAACCCCAGGCGGCTTTAGCCTATTTAGACCAAGCGTTGGCACTGGCGGTGCAGCATAATTGGTTGGATCGGGCGGTGCAGGTGCAACTCTGGCGACAGGTAATGCTGGGGGAAGAGCCGGTCGCTCCCGCCGAGGACGCTTACTCGAATTTATATGCCCAAATCCTGGAACAGGGTAATATGCCGGTGGCGGGGGATCGGGGGTTACAAAAGGCGATTTTAGCTCTCAAAAAAGGGGATCATCGGCAAGTTTTTGAGTTGGCGCAAACATCCCAAAAAAAAGCCCAAAAATTGCAAGATACAGCAGACCAATTACGTTATTTATTCGGTTCGGTTTTGATGGCCTTTGCCCAAGAAGGCTTGGGAAATGACCGGGCAGTGATCCAAATTTTGCAAACTTGCCAACAAAAATTACATCAAAAAGGGGTCATCCAGTTGGCGCAGGAAGTGGGCTGGTTAATCATGGGGTTAGAAACCCGCTGGGGGTTAGAACGATGGCGGACAGCTAAGGGAGAGTTGGGTTAATGGGACTTTATAAGTTTTAAGCCCTAAAACAGGCTCAAGCTCAAGCAAGACAGGCAAAACACATCGACAAGGTAAAAATGGCTGGAACCCAGTCGCATCAAGAAAATATGCTGATCGAGGTAAAACAATTGCTGTGTCTAGGTCTGAGACCGTTTAGGAGCCAGTTTCTCTCAAAGTCCCATTAAGACACTTCTAAAATAGGTCATAGGGGCACCGCCCCCGGAAAAGAAGCACCTGCGGTGTATGGTTTTCCTGAATCTCGGCATTCCAGCGATGGAATTTTTTACTATAGCTAAGTAGGGTAAGGTTGTCGCCGCAAGATGCTGGGGAACCAATGCGGGGCTGCGCCCTGCGACCCATATTATGTCAACCTTTGCGTGTTTAGCTATAATTAAAATAAATCGAGGTGTCCGTTAGTAAAGCTCCCGAAAATCTTTTGGTATTGGGCTAGGAGACAATCAACTATAGCAATCCTAGCTGAGTATGGCTACGCCACGCTAATGCCTACGGCACGCTATCGCTAACGCTATGAGAACAGCGGTCGCAGGGGCACCGCCCCCGTACTTGGTTCTTCTGAATATTTGTTCGCCAAATGGCTACGCCACGCAGGCTATCGGGTGGGATTGCTATAGGTAGGTCTGGTCACGATTCATAAATCACTCTAGCTGTAGTGAGAATTTCCTTGCGACGAATCCAGTTGGAGCTAGTTTCAATTGATTTTTTTGTGAGCAAGTCCACTTTTCGATGGCATAAGCCTTCTAGCTCATCCTGCATATCAACCAAATCCAAAAGGCTAATTTTGGCATTAGGCTCAAAGGTGATTAGCATATCAATGTCGCTATTGACGTGGAAGTCGTCACGTAATACAGAACCGAACAACGCAAGTTCGCCAATCTGCCGACGCTGACAAAATTCTGAAAGTTTGTCTGGGGTGATGGAGAGTCGTTCCTGCAATTGAAGATTAAATGGGGCACTACCTATGGGCGGTGTGAAATTCAAGTTTGCGATTGATTCCATCTCTTGCGGGGGTAGGGTTTTTCTCATTATGCCTTTTCATTACCATACTCAGACTCAGCAACGCCGGATTGCGATAGTCAACTGGGATAGGATTTCAATGTCTGGAGTAGCATTGCCAGCGATAGGACACCTCTAAAAATTGGTCACAGGGGCACCGTCCCCAGACCAGGGTTCGCCAGCATATCTGTTCACAAATCCCGTGAGATTGCTATAGTAGTTCTATCCGATTCCTATAAACAATATGATAGAATCTCTAGCTAAAATCATCCCATTAGCGGAATTTCTCAAACTGCCAGAAACGAAGCCTGCGAGCGAGTATATTGATGGTCAAATTATCCAAAAACCGATGCCTCAAGGGAAACACAGCAGTATCCAAACTGAATTGGCAACAACGATCAATGGGGTGTTGAAACCGCAACATATTGCCCGGGCATTTTCAGAACTGCGTTGTACCTTTGGTGGCCGTTCAACGGTTCCCGATGTGGCCGTGTTTACTTGGCAGACTATTCCCCGTGACCAAAATGGTACGGTTGCCAATACTTTTGCCATCGCTCCTGACTGGGTGATTGAAATTTTGTCCCCAGATCAAAGCCAAACTAAAGTAATAAAAAATATTTTGCATTGTCTGGATCATGGCACCCAAATCGGTTGGCTCATTGACCCGGATGAACAAACGGTATTGGTCTATCCCCCCAAGCAACAACCAGAAGTGCTGGATGACTCAGAACAAAAATTGCCAGTTCCCCCGTTTGCCCATGAATTGAATTTGTCGGTGGGTTTGGTATTTGCTTGGTTGTTGATGTGAGGAATTGGTAAAAAAAGCTGGGACATTTCACGCTCGTTTCCCCTGTCCGGCGCGCCAACAATTATCACAATGACCACAGGGCAGGGGGTCGCCCTCCTGTTGCAACCCCAACGCCTGCACGAGAAACAACCACCGACATTGATCGCTTTTAAGGTAGCTATTAATCGCCCGCAAACCCATATCACTGGGCTGGATGTTAATTTGCGTCAGTTTTTCTTTAAGTATTTTGTAGGTATAAGGGTCTGCCCAATGCAATGCCCCCACCCGATGCAGTAACGCTAATGCCGCCGCCGCTTGGGGATTATCCTTGAGCTTATTTAGGGTTCCTTTGGGGGGTAACGTTTGCGCCGCTTTTTGGGCTTGATGATACTGCTTTTGTAATCGGTCAAGATAATGCTGTTGGGCATTCATTTCCGTGGGATTGAGCCAATTAAACAACCAACCAACGGGGAGTTTCCCCCACCAACCCGTGGGTTGACTGGTAAAGGTAATCGCTTCGGCTTGCTCCCCGTCCCGCCCGCCCCGACCAATCCCCTGAATATAATCCAACGGGTTAAAGGGCGGTTGCACATGGATCACCCAGCGAATGTCCGATTTGTTCACCCCCATCCCCAGGGCGCTGGTGGAAACCAGAAACGGCACGCCGCCGGTGAGCCAAAGTTGCTCCAATTCCCGCCGCTGGGGTGCCGATAACCCCGCATGGTACGCCTGGGTGGGAATCCCTTGTTTTTGCAACCAGTCTGCCCAGGTTTCCGTGTCCCGGCGCGTGGCCACATAGACCAAACCGGCCTCTCCCTCATGGGCTTTGATCGTGTGATACACCTGTTGCTGGCGTTGGTGCCGGGTAATCACGGTACGCACCGTAATGTTAATGTTCTGACGATAGGGACTGCGGCGCACCACCTCCGGCGTTTCCAAACGCAGCACCCGCTTAATCGTTTCCTGCACCAGGGGGTCGGCGGTGGCGGTAAAAGCGGCGATGGGAATCCGAGTCCCCGTTGGTTTCGTTGTTTGCAATGCCCCCCGCACCGCCCCCAGCCGCTCGTAGGCAGGCCGAAAACTGTCCCCCCATTGCGCCAGACAGTGCGCTTCATCCAGAATTATCCCCCGAATCACCACATCACTGCGGGTTAGCACTTCCCACACCGGCGGGCTGAGTAGGGTTTCCGGAGCTAAATAGAGCAGGCGCAATTCATTACTTTGTAAGCGTTTTAGCGTATGCTTGCGTTCAAAAGGGGATTGCTGGCTGTGCAGGGTGGCCGCCGGGAGATTTTTCTCCTCCAACGCCTGTACCTGGTCTTCCATCAGGGCAATCAGGGGGCTAATCACCAGACTTACCCCATCTTGCATCAGGGCAGGGAGTTGAAAACAAATGGACTTGCCAAAACCCGTAGGCAAGACAATTAAACTATCCCGTCCTTCTAACAATGTACTAATAATCTCCCCCTGGGGCGGGCGAAAATCCGGGTAGCCCCACAGTTCTTGAAACTTCGCCCGCGCATCCGCCAGGGTAAAGGTGCCCATGAGGTATTCCTGCTAACCCACCCGTTCATTTTCCTTAATTTCCACCCATTCCGTGTGAAAACTGCCGGGTTGGTCAATGCGTTCGTAGGTATGCGCGCCAAAAAAGTCCCGCTGGGCTTGGGTGAGATTTTGGGGTAGGGTCGCCCGCCGGTAACTGTCGAAATAGTCCAAAGAAGCACTAAAAGCTGGTACGGTAATGCCGGTGTAGGCCGCTGTCGCCACCACTTCCCGCCAGGCACTTTGCCGGTCGAGGATACTTTGCTTAAATTCGGGAGCCAGAAGCAAATTGGGCAGGCTGGGATTGTCCACAAAAGCCTGTTTGATCTTATTCAAAAAGCCCGCCCGGATGATACACCCCCCTTTCCAAATCCGAGCCAATTCGCTCAGGTTCATATTGTAGTTAAACTCTTTGGAAGCGGCGGCCAACAAAGCCATCCCCTGGGCATAGGAGCAGATTTTGGAGCAATACAAAGCATCCCGCACCTGGTTAATAAATGCCTGTTTTTCCGGCATATTGGTAATATTTGGCCCAGTCAGTTGTTGGGAAGCCGCCACCCGTTCTTCTTTCATACTGGAAATCACCCGGGCGTTCACCGCCGCCGTAATCGTGGGAATCGGCACCCCCAAATCCAAGGCACTGGTGACTGTCCACCGCCCGGTACCTTTTTGCCCCGCCTTGTCCATGATCATATCCACCAGGGGTTTGCCCGTGATCGGGTCTTTAACGGTGAAAATTTGGGTGGTAATTTCAATCAAAAACGAATTTAATTCCTCCGTTTGATTCCACTCGCTAAATACCTGGTGAAATTCTTCTGCCGTCAGCCCCAAAATACTGTTGAGTAAATCGTAGGCTTCGGCGATTAACTGCATATCCCCGTATTCAATGCCGTTATGCACCATTTTGACGTAGTGGCCGGAACCCCCCGCACCAATGTAGGTCACACAGGGGCCATCATCTACTTGGGCGGCAATTTTGGTCACCAAAGGCTCCAATTCCTGATAGGCTTCGCGAGTGCCCCCCGGCATCAAACTGGGACCATTCAACGCCCCCTCTTCCCCGCCACTGACCCCCATGCCGACGTAACGCAGACCCATCGCTTCTAGCTCCTGGGTGCGGGCTTCCGTGTCCTCGTACCAGGAATTGCCCCCGTCAATAATGATGTCGCCAGGTGCCAACAGGGGTTTAAGCTGGTCAATCACCGCCTGCACGGGTTTTCCCGCCTTGACCATGATCAGAATTTTGCGGGGACGCTCCAGGCTGGCGACCAATTCTTCCAGGGAATGCGTACCAACAATGTCTTTCCCTACCGCCCGCCCCTGGATAAATTCATCCACCTTTTCCGTGGTGCGATTGAACACAGCCACCGGGAACCCATTGCGTTCCAGATTGAGAACCAGATTTTCCCCCATCACGGCCAGACCGATCAGGCCAATCTGTTGCTGTGCCATCCCTACACCTCCTGAGCGTCGTTGGCCTCAGATTAACCCCTTCCCAGAACAATCTCAGGAACTTTACCGATTTACTTTACGATCCCAGGGCGACCAACACCTCATAAACATCCGCCACCTCGGAACAAATATACTGCGCCTGGGTGGTTCCAGGGGTTTTACCGACAGCGATGGACAATCCCCCCCGGGCATTCACCACGGCAAAGGCCGCCTCATCGGTCACATCATCCCCGATATAGCACCCCTGCTGCACCTGCCACAAATTCCATAAAAATGCCACACAATTACCTTTGTCAAAAGTGTGGGGGAGAATCTCTAAAACCTCTTTGCCCGGTTGCAATTTGAAGGGAGCCGTTAAGGGTATATCACTGGCAAATAGGCAATACATTAACTCGATTAACCTGTGTTTGATAGGTACTTGGGCTTGGCGATAATGCACGGCCAAAGAATCGGTTTTATCCTCGATAAATACACCTAAATCTAAAAGATTTTCGGCTGTTAATTGACCTAAAACTTGCTCCCGCAACGGTTGTAATTGAACCTGTAATTGTTCCCGCTGTGGTTGGCGTAAAAATTGATCACTCTGGGGCAGATAAATCTCCCCGCCATGCAACCCACACCAAGTTATGTCCTCCCCTGCTAATGCGTGTAAAAAATATCGCAGTTGGGGCACGGAACGCCCACTCACAATCGCCACATAAATTTGGGGATGACGGCAGAGTTTTCGCAACAGTTCTAAGCCCTTTTCGGGGAGAAACGCCTGGGTGGGATCGGGGACAATCGGGGTTAATGTACCGTCATAATCCAGCATGAGAGCCAGGATATTAGTGGGCTTCCAATACTCAGCGATGATTGATGGCATCGGTAAAAGCATCCATAAACGACTGTACCCAGTGGTGAATATCATATTGACCAACGGTTTGCCGTAGGCTTTGCATTTTTTGTTGGCGAACTCCTGGGCTTAAATTCAATGCCTGATGCAAACTATCGGCCATTTCTTCAATATAAAAAGGATTGATCATCAAGGCCTCCTTGAGTTCGTAGGCAGCTCCGGTTAATTCACTTAGCACGAGCACCCCTGATAAATCCACCTTGGCGGCACAATACTCTTTAGCCACGAGATTCATGCCATCCCGCAAAGGCGTGATCATCGCCACATCGGCAATCATTAAATACATAAGTACATCTTCCAGGGAAAACCGCCGGTAAAAGTAGTGAATCGGCACCCAATTATCCCGGGAAAGTAAACCATTAATCCGCCCCACCGTCTGTTCAACTTCTTCGCGCATCCGTTGATAAGCCGGAACCGCAGTGCGGGTGGGGGAAGCAATTTGGATAAAAGCAAATTTCTGAATATATTCGGGATATTTTTCAAAAAACAGTTGCAATGCCTCTAGATTTTCGAGAATACCTTTAGTGTAATCCAACCGATCCACACTCACACCAATGTATTTGACCGGGTAATTATCCCGGAGTTTTTGCGCTCGCTTTTGGAGGCTAGGGTTAGAAACTAATGTTTCAATTTTTTTGGTGTCTATACTAATGGGGAATGACCCCACCTGAATCACTCGTCCTTGGTAATAAATGCGCTGATGCTCCCGCTCTACTTTTACTTCTTCGCTAGGCAATAATCGTTCTACCGCATCCAAGAAATAAGTGCCATAATCAGGAATATGAAAACCAATTAAATCACTCCCCAACATCCCCCGTAAAATCACATCCCGTTTCGGTAAAATTTTGAACACTTCCAGGGCGGGAAAGGGAATGTGTAAGAATAAACTAATTCGATGATTTTGTCTTTGTTTGCGTACCAATTCCGGTACGAGCAAAAGATGATAATCCTGTACCCAAATCCAATCCTCTGCATCCGTGCAATTTACCACTGTATCGGCAAATTTTTGATTCGCTGTCACGTAGCTTGGCCAATCCCGTTCATCAAAGAAATTACACTGGGAAATAAAGTAATGAAATAAAGGCCATAAACGGGTATTGGCATAGCCATAGTAATAATGGTTAATCTCTTCCTGGGTTAAAGGTACGGGCTGAATATCGTAGGGAAGTTGGATTTTTTCCCAGTCAATATTATCTTCATCACTGGCAACATCGTCAACTTCTACTACTTTTTTTGAAGCATCTTCCCAGCAGATCCACAAGCCATCCCGCAGTCGTAAAACCGGGTCAAGAGCGGATACCAAGCCCCCCGGCATCCGTTCAATCCGAACTTCATTACCGTGGGTTTGAATCGTGTAGGGTTCCCGGTTAGAGACAATAACTAAACGGCCAGGGTGAGTTGCGCTAACCACGGGGGTAACCGTTGAATCTAAGCTGGTTTTTTTAGTCATATTAGCCTCCTGTTTTATCTAATTTTGAGTCAGTAGCATCGCTGAATTAATGATTGCCACATGGGTATAAGCTTGGGGAAAATTCCCCGTCAATTCTCCGGTTTTTTGATTAATATCTTCTGAAAATAAACCCAAGGGATTGCCGAAAGATAATAAATGTTCAAAGTGTTGCCTCGCTTTTCTTTTTTGACCCGACAGGGTAAGGGCATCAATCAGCCAAAAAGTGCAAATAGTAAACGCATTCTCTGGTAAGCCCAATTCATCATGGTTAGTGTAACGAAACATCAACCCATCAATCATTAATTCTTCTTCAGAACGCTTAATGGTTGCCAACATCCGGGGGTCTTTAGGTTCAATAATACCTAGAATAGGCATCAATAAAGTACTGGCATCCAGGTCATTTTTACCATAGGCTTGAGTAAAGGCTTGCCGGTCATCATTCCAGGCGGAACCCAGGATCATCTCCCGCATTAATTTACGTTTTTGATTCCACTTCCGGTATGGGGTTTGTCTTTTTAGTTTATAGGCGATTTTACAACCCCGATCCACCGCCACCCAACACATCAATTTTGAAAACGTGTAATGATCAGGGCGGTCACCAATTTCCCAAATCCCATTATCTTTTTCCGGGAATTTTTGAATGGCCAAATCAACCAGTTGTTCAACACAAGTCCACAGTAAATCACAGTTTGGACACACCACCCGTTCATCTACAAAGACCGGATACATACTGAGCAAAGCCTCCCCATAAACATCGGTTTGATGATGCAAGGTGGCATCATTGCCAATGCGTACCGGTTGACTCCCATGAAAACCAGCTAAATAATCCAAGTGATTTACCGTCGGCACATCATGGCCTTCAATCGTATATAGGGGCTTCAAATAGCCGGGATGCGCCAAAACAATTTTGGACA encodes the following:
- the gndA gene encoding NADP-dependent phosphogluconate dehydrogenase codes for the protein MAQQQIGLIGLAVMGENLVLNLERNGFPVAVFNRTTEKVDEFIQGRAVGKDIVGTHSLEELVASLERPRKILIMVKAGKPVQAVIDQLKPLLAPGDIIIDGGNSWYEDTEARTQELEAMGLRYVGMGVSGGEEGALNGPSLMPGGTREAYQELEPLVTKIAAQVDDGPCVTYIGAGGSGHYVKMVHNGIEYGDMQLIAEAYDLLNSILGLTAEEFHQVFSEWNQTEELNSFLIEITTQIFTVKDPITGKPLVDMIMDKAGQKGTGRWTVTSALDLGVPIPTITAAVNARVISSMKEERVAASQQLTGPNITNMPEKQAFINQVRDALYCSKICSYAQGMALLAAASKEFNYNMNLSELARIWKGGCIIRAGFLNKIKQAFVDNPSLPNLLLAPEFKQSILDRQSAWREVVATAAYTGITVPAFSASLDYFDSYRRATLPQNLTQAQRDFFGAHTYERIDQPGSFHTEWVEIKENERVG
- the rpsN gene encoding 30S ribosomal protein S14 — encoded protein: MAKKSMVEREKRRQKLVDKHRERREQLKFEFIVAETWEERLDLHRQLQRLPRNSAPNRLRNRCWSTGRPRGVFRDFGLCRNSMREMAHQGLLPGVTKSSW
- a CDS encoding nucleotidyltransferase family protein; translated protein: MESIANLNFTPPIGSAPFNLQLQERLSITPDKLSEFCQRRQIGELALFGSVLRDDFHVNSDIDMLITFEPNAKISLLDLVDMQDELEGLCHRKVDLLTKKSIETSSNWIRRKEILTTARVIYES
- a CDS encoding RecQ family ATP-dependent DNA helicase translates to MGTFTLADARAKFQELWGYPDFRPPQGEIISTLLEGRDSLIVLPTGFGKSICFQLPALMQDGVSLVISPLIALMEDQVQALEEKNLPAATLHSQQSPFERKHTLKRLQSNELRLLYLAPETLLSPPVWEVLTRSDVVIRGIILDEAHCLAQWGDSFRPAYERLGAVRGALQTTKPTGTRIPIAAFTATADPLVQETIKRVLRLETPEVVRRSPYRQNINITVRTVITRHQRQQQVYHTIKAHEGEAGLVYVATRRDTETWADWLQKQGIPTQAYHAGLSAPQRRELEQLWLTGGVPFLVSTSALGMGVNKSDIRWVIHVQPPFNPLDYIQGIGRGGRDGEQAEAITFTSQPTGWWGKLPVGWLFNWLNPTEMNAQQHYLDRLQKQYHQAQKAAQTLPPKGTLNKLKDNPQAAAALALLHRVGALHWADPYTYKILKEKLTQINIQPSDMGLRAINSYLKSDQCRWLFLVQALGLQQEGDPLPCGHCDNCWRAGQGKRA
- a CDS encoding DUF2092 domain-containing protein; its protein translation is MGRNLLRVIGVGLVGIGVGLGLAVRLEAQTPIPSANQRQNPILLLQRAANFLKAKPSFSFETDIQFDNILESGQKVQYSAFQKVYVQRPNRLRVDYTGDLRATRFFFDGQTMTLQDADQLFYATRPMVGTIDDAIAAVDQVFGLNIPLSNLVVSDPYGAVAPTITNSRYLGMGMVNRVPAHHLLYQTGERDVQVWVSDGREPTVQKILITYRDLPGSPQYTAVFSRWQFAPPLQARWFRFRPPAGVGQVESSFPVK
- a CDS encoding DUF6515 family protein; the encoded protein is MGQWRRVVVISAVGLWVWGVGMPAGYSFDLAQRRGNVSVPRPSNVPASRPAVNRPTSVNRPTTSNVRSINRSQAGDFRQNLDNRGNISRPSTGITRPANQPNLTRPITRPGINQPITRPGERPANINTGNINRDRTNVNIRDRTTINTGDRLTNISRDRNVIGNTVNINRSPSISVQGSAWRGGGWWGGGYNRPPGWGAFAFGTGLVLGAVLSSPPPFYHQVFLGTTPFLFSDGVFLQPTADQQFVVVAPPVGIAVPYLPDGCEPFTFEGSQFFDCSGVFYEPVIQDGQVVFVVVQE
- the sipA gene encoding regulatory protein SipA gives rise to the protein MATFQIGQRVRVVRLPAYVKTAEPMPMLRPPSMIELGEEGVVLAHNPGGDWSVRCQRGAFLLGEAYLEAVEP
- a CDS encoding Uma2 family endonuclease codes for the protein MIESLAKIIPLAEFLKLPETKPASEYIDGQIIQKPMPQGKHSSIQTELATTINGVLKPQHIARAFSELRCTFGGRSTVPDVAVFTWQTIPRDQNGTVANTFAIAPDWVIEILSPDQSQTKVIKNILHCLDHGTQIGWLIDPDEQTVLVYPPKQQPEVLDDSEQKLPVPPFAHELNLSVGLVFAWLLM
- the otsB gene encoding trehalose-phosphatase, whose translation is MLLPMPSIIAEYWKPTNILALMLDYDGTLTPIVPDPTQAFLPEKGLELLRKLCRHPQIYVAIVSGRSVPQLRYFLHALAGEDITWCGLHGGEIYLPQSDQFLRQPQREQLQVQLQPLREQVLGQLTAENLLDLGVFIEDKTDSLAVHYRQAQVPIKHRLIELMYCLFASDIPLTAPFKLQPGKEVLEILPHTFDKGNCVAFLWNLWQVQQGCYIGDDVTDEAAFAVVNARGGLSIAVGKTPGTTQAQYICSEVADVYEVLVALGS
- a CDS encoding alpha/beta fold hydrolase; this translates as MPVINIRDVPHTYDLVGKGSVLVFLHGWLLSRHYWQPLIDLLKADFTCLSYDLRGFGASQPTVKTAEFTLDSYAEDLAELLAHLGIANCWLVGHSLGGSLALLAAAQYPERVVGVIGVNAGGGIYLQPEFDRFRQVGVQLVRLRPRWLEFLPFWGWLFARGSVVKPLDTQWGKQRLQDWLYACPHAAQETLLTSTTEAEVHRLPQIVSNLSQPLYLLGGQRDEIMPCLYVRHLASFHAQFRAGEEIVWELPNCGHFAMLEYPELVAQRVRLWVNQAMATPQIA